One Myotis daubentonii chromosome 12, mMyoDau2.1, whole genome shotgun sequence genomic region harbors:
- the DQX1 gene encoding ATP-dependent RNA helicase DQX1 isoform X3: MLVKVGGNWLCGSGTGCRPDTSQSCKQIPQWCAEFALARGCQVTVTQPYPLAALSLALQVADEMDLTLGHEVGYSIPQEDCTGPQTLLRFCWDRLLLQEVASTRGTGAWDVLVLDEAQERSVASDLLQGLLRDARLGNLPGDPKVVVVTDPALEPKLQAFWGNPPIVRVPRGPGRCPTPTYRDTVPPDRVEAACQAVLELCRKEASGDVLVYLPSEEEISLCCESLSREVGTLAIQGPPPRVLPLHPGHGQAVQAVYEDTDSGARKIVVTHWLADFSFSLPSIRHVIDSGLELRSVYNPQIRAESQVLRPISKCQAKARQLRARGAPPGSCLCLYPKSFQELEATPLPQPRVCEENLSPLVLLIKRRQIAEPGECHFLDRPAPEALMQALEDLDYLAALDDNGHLSDLGVILSEFPLPPELAKALLASCEFECVDEMLTLAAMLTAAPGFTRPPLCAEEAALRRALEHADGDHSSLIQVYEAFLQSGADKAWCQARGLSWAALCQAQKLRGELLELMQRIELPLSQPAFGSEKNRRDLQKALVSGYFLKVAQDTDGTGNYLLLTHKHVAQLSPSCCYRSRRAPARPPPWVIYHSFSISKDNCLSIVSEIQPQMLVELAPPYFLSNLPPSESRDFLNQLREEMTDSSTESESSSTQEFRDACVLQ, encoded by the exons ATGCTGGTCAAGGTTGGTGGGAACTGGCTGTGTGGTTCTGGAACTGGCTGCCGTCCTGACACGTCTCAGAGCTGcaagcag ATCCCTCAGTGGTGTGCAGAGTTTGCACTGGCCAGGGGATGCCAGGTAACTGTCACTCAGCCctaccctctggcagccctgagcctggccctgCAGGTTGCTGATGAGATGGACCTGACCCTGGGTCATGAGGTTGGATACAGCATCCCCCAGGAGGATTGCACTGGGCCCCAAACCCTGCTCAG GTTTTGCTGGGACAGGCTGCTTCTTCAGGAGGTGGCCTCAACCCGGGGCACTGGAGCCTGGGATGTGCTGGTACTGGATGAGGCTCAAGAGCGGTCAGTGGCCTCAGACTTGCTCCAGGGGCTGCTGCGAGATGCCAGGCTGGGAAACCTTCCAGGGGACCCCAAAGTGGTGGTGGTCACTGACCCAGCCCTTGAACCTAAGCTCCAAGCCTTCTGGGGCAATCCTCCTATTGTACGTGTACCCAGAGGGCCTGGCAGGTGTCCCACTCCCACCTACAGGGACACTGTCCCTCCTGATCGAGTGGAAGCTGCCTGCCAAGCTGTGCTTGAATTGTGTCGAAAGGAGGCTTCAGGAGACGTGCTAGTGTACCTGCCCAGTGAGGAG GAAATTTCCCTGTGCTGTGAATCCTTGTCCAGGGAGGTAGGGACCTTGGCAATCCAAGGACCTCCACCACGGGTGCTGCCCCTTCACCCAGGCCATGGTCAAGCTGTTCAGGCTGTGTATGAAGACACAGACTCGGGTGCCCGAAAGATTGTGGTCACTCACTGGCTGGCTgacttctccttctccctcccttccattcgaCATGTCATTGACTCAGGACTGGAGCTTCGAAGT GTGTACAATCCTCAGATCCGAGCAGAATCCCAAGTGTTGAGACCAATCAGCAAGTGTCAGGCAAAGGCAAGACAACTACGGGCAAGAGGGGCCCCTCCAG GATCCTGCCTCTGCCTGTATCCTAAGTCCTTCCAAGAACTAGAAGCTACCCCACTGCCCCAACCCAGGGTGTGTGAGGAAAATCTGAGCCCCCTGGTATTACTGATAAAAAGGAGACAGATTGCAGAGCCAGGGGAGTGTCACTTCCTGGACCGGCCTG CTCCAGAAGCACTGATGCAGGCCCTGGAAGACTTAGACTACCTGGCAGCCCTGGATGACAACGGACACCTGTCAGACTTAGGTGTCATCCTATCAGAGTTCCCTCTGCCCCCTGAGTTGGCCAAAGCCCTGCTGGCTTCATGCGAGTTTGAATGTGTGGATGAGATGCTCACCCTTGCTGCCATGCTCACTG CTGCCCCCGGGTTTACCCGTCCTCCACTCTGTGCAGAGGAAGCTGCTTTACGCCGGGCCCTGGAGCATGCGGACGGTGACCACAGTTCTCTGATCCAGGTGTATGAAGCCTTTCTACAGA GTGGAGCAGACAAGGCTTGGTGCCAGGCTCGGGGTCTAAGCTGGGCAGCACTGTGCCAAGCCCAGAAACTTCGAGGAGAACTCCTAGAACTTATGCAACGAATTGAACTTCCCTTGTCCCAACCAGCCTTTGGCTCTGAGAAGAATCGCAGAGACCTTCAGAAAGCACTGGTGTCTGGATACTTCCTTAAG GTGGCCCAAGACACGGATGGGACTGGAAATTACCTGCTCCTAACGCATAAGCATGTGGCCCAGCTCTCCCCATCCTGCTGCTACCGAAGCCGCCGGGCTCCAGCCAGGCCCCCACCGTGGGTGATTTACCACAGTTTCTCCATTTCCAAAGACAACTGCCTTTCCATTGTTTCTGAGATTCAACCACAGAT GCTGGTGGAGTTGGCCCCTCCATACTTCCTGAGTAACCTGCCTCCCAGTGAAAGCAGAGACTTCCTGAACCAGCTGAGGGAAGAAATGACAGATTCTTCAACAGAGAGTGAATCCTCCTCCACCCAAGAATTTAGAGATGCCTGTGTCCTGCAGTGA
- the DQX1 gene encoding ATP-dependent RNA helicase DQX1 isoform X4: MASRLLGLTEESGLSPGESELAVNPFDGLPFSSHYYDLLEQRRALPIWAARFVFLEQLESSPSGVVIVSGEPGSGKSTQIPQWCAEFALARGCQVTVTQPYPLAALSLALQVADEMDLTLGHEVGYSIPQEDCTGPQTLLRFCWDRLLLQEVASTRGTGAWDVLVLDEAQERSVASDLLQGLLRDARLGNLPGDPKVVVVTDPALEPKLQAFWGNPPIVRVPRGPGRCPTPTYRDTVPPDRVEAACQAVLELCRKEASGDVLVYLPSEEEISLCCESLSREVGTLAIQGPPPRVLPLHPGHGQAVQAVYEDTDSGARKIVVTHWLADFSFSLPSIRHVIDSGLELRSVYNPQIRAESQVLRPISKCQAKARQLRARGAPPAAPGFTRPPLCAEEAALRRALEHADGDHSSLIQVYEAFLQSGADKAWCQARGLSWAALCQAQKLRGELLELMQRIELPLSQPAFGSEKNRRDLQKALVSGYFLKVAQDTDGTGNYLLLTHKHVAQLSPSCCYRSRRAPARPPPWVIYHSFSISKDNCLSIVSEIQPQMLVELAPPYFLSNLPPSESRDFLNQLREEMTDSSTESESSSTQEFRDACVLQ, translated from the exons ATGGCCTCTCGGCTTCTTGGCCTGACAGAAGAgtctggcctgagccctggggagTCTGAACTGGCTGTGAACCCCTTTGACGggcttcccttctcttcccactACTACGACCTGCTTGAGCAGCGCCGAGCCTTGCCCATCTGGGCTGCTCGCTTTGTCTTCTTGGAGCAATTGGAGAGTAGCCCCAGTGGAGTGGTGATTGTGTCTGGAGAGCCTGGCTCTGGCAAGAGCACCCAG ATCCCTCAGTGGTGTGCAGAGTTTGCACTGGCCAGGGGATGCCAGGTAACTGTCACTCAGCCctaccctctggcagccctgagcctggccctgCAGGTTGCTGATGAGATGGACCTGACCCTGGGTCATGAGGTTGGATACAGCATCCCCCAGGAGGATTGCACTGGGCCCCAAACCCTGCTCAG GTTTTGCTGGGACAGGCTGCTTCTTCAGGAGGTGGCCTCAACCCGGGGCACTGGAGCCTGGGATGTGCTGGTACTGGATGAGGCTCAAGAGCGGTCAGTGGCCTCAGACTTGCTCCAGGGGCTGCTGCGAGATGCCAGGCTGGGAAACCTTCCAGGGGACCCCAAAGTGGTGGTGGTCACTGACCCAGCCCTTGAACCTAAGCTCCAAGCCTTCTGGGGCAATCCTCCTATTGTACGTGTACCCAGAGGGCCTGGCAGGTGTCCCACTCCCACCTACAGGGACACTGTCCCTCCTGATCGAGTGGAAGCTGCCTGCCAAGCTGTGCTTGAATTGTGTCGAAAGGAGGCTTCAGGAGACGTGCTAGTGTACCTGCCCAGTGAGGAG GAAATTTCCCTGTGCTGTGAATCCTTGTCCAGGGAGGTAGGGACCTTGGCAATCCAAGGACCTCCACCACGGGTGCTGCCCCTTCACCCAGGCCATGGTCAAGCTGTTCAGGCTGTGTATGAAGACACAGACTCGGGTGCCCGAAAGATTGTGGTCACTCACTGGCTGGCTgacttctccttctccctcccttccattcgaCATGTCATTGACTCAGGACTGGAGCTTCGAAGT GTGTACAATCCTCAGATCCGAGCAGAATCCCAAGTGTTGAGACCAATCAGCAAGTGTCAGGCAAAGGCAAGACAACTACGGGCAAGAGGGGCCCCTCCAG CTGCCCCCGGGTTTACCCGTCCTCCACTCTGTGCAGAGGAAGCTGCTTTACGCCGGGCCCTGGAGCATGCGGACGGTGACCACAGTTCTCTGATCCAGGTGTATGAAGCCTTTCTACAGA GTGGAGCAGACAAGGCTTGGTGCCAGGCTCGGGGTCTAAGCTGGGCAGCACTGTGCCAAGCCCAGAAACTTCGAGGAGAACTCCTAGAACTTATGCAACGAATTGAACTTCCCTTGTCCCAACCAGCCTTTGGCTCTGAGAAGAATCGCAGAGACCTTCAGAAAGCACTGGTGTCTGGATACTTCCTTAAG GTGGCCCAAGACACGGATGGGACTGGAAATTACCTGCTCCTAACGCATAAGCATGTGGCCCAGCTCTCCCCATCCTGCTGCTACCGAAGCCGCCGGGCTCCAGCCAGGCCCCCACCGTGGGTGATTTACCACAGTTTCTCCATTTCCAAAGACAACTGCCTTTCCATTGTTTCTGAGATTCAACCACAGAT GCTGGTGGAGTTGGCCCCTCCATACTTCCTGAGTAACCTGCCTCCCAGTGAAAGCAGAGACTTCCTGAACCAGCTGAGGGAAGAAATGACAGATTCTTCAACAGAGAGTGAATCCTCCTCCACCCAAGAATTTAGAGATGCCTGTGTCCTGCAGTGA
- the DQX1 gene encoding ATP-dependent RNA helicase DQX1 isoform X1 — MASRLLGLTEESGLSPGESELAVNPFDGLPFSSHYYDLLEQRRALPIWAARFVFLEQLESSPSGVVIVSGEPGSGKSTQIPQWCAEFALARGCQVTVTQPYPLAALSLALQVADEMDLTLGHEVGYSIPQEDCTGPQTLLRFCWDRLLLQEVASTRGTGAWDVLVLDEAQERSVASDLLQGLLRDARLGNLPGDPKVVVVTDPALEPKLQAFWGNPPIVRVPRGPGRCPTPTYRDTVPPDRVEAACQAVLELCRKEASGDVLVYLPSEEEISLCCESLSREVGTLAIQGPPPRVLPLHPGHGQAVQAVYEDTDSGARKIVVTHWLADFSFSLPSIRHVIDSGLELRSVYNPQIRAESQVLRPISKCQAKARQLRARGAPPGSCLCLYPKSFQELEATPLPQPRVCEENLSPLVLLIKRRQIAEPGECHFLDRPAPEALMQALEDLDYLAALDDNGHLSDLGVILSEFPLPPELAKALLASCEFECVDEMLTLAAMLTAAPGFTRPPLCAEEAALRRALEHADGDHSSLIQVYEAFLQSGADKAWCQARGLSWAALCQAQKLRGELLELMQRIELPLSQPAFGSEKNRRDLQKALVSGYFLKVAQDTDGTGNYLLLTHKHVAQLSPSCCYRSRRAPARPPPWVIYHSFSISKDNCLSIVSEIQPQMLVELAPPYFLSNLPPSESRDFLNQLREEMTDSSTESESSSTQEFRDACVLQ, encoded by the exons ATGGCCTCTCGGCTTCTTGGCCTGACAGAAGAgtctggcctgagccctggggagTCTGAACTGGCTGTGAACCCCTTTGACGggcttcccttctcttcccactACTACGACCTGCTTGAGCAGCGCCGAGCCTTGCCCATCTGGGCTGCTCGCTTTGTCTTCTTGGAGCAATTGGAGAGTAGCCCCAGTGGAGTGGTGATTGTGTCTGGAGAGCCTGGCTCTGGCAAGAGCACCCAG ATCCCTCAGTGGTGTGCAGAGTTTGCACTGGCCAGGGGATGCCAGGTAACTGTCACTCAGCCctaccctctggcagccctgagcctggccctgCAGGTTGCTGATGAGATGGACCTGACCCTGGGTCATGAGGTTGGATACAGCATCCCCCAGGAGGATTGCACTGGGCCCCAAACCCTGCTCAG GTTTTGCTGGGACAGGCTGCTTCTTCAGGAGGTGGCCTCAACCCGGGGCACTGGAGCCTGGGATGTGCTGGTACTGGATGAGGCTCAAGAGCGGTCAGTGGCCTCAGACTTGCTCCAGGGGCTGCTGCGAGATGCCAGGCTGGGAAACCTTCCAGGGGACCCCAAAGTGGTGGTGGTCACTGACCCAGCCCTTGAACCTAAGCTCCAAGCCTTCTGGGGCAATCCTCCTATTGTACGTGTACCCAGAGGGCCTGGCAGGTGTCCCACTCCCACCTACAGGGACACTGTCCCTCCTGATCGAGTGGAAGCTGCCTGCCAAGCTGTGCTTGAATTGTGTCGAAAGGAGGCTTCAGGAGACGTGCTAGTGTACCTGCCCAGTGAGGAG GAAATTTCCCTGTGCTGTGAATCCTTGTCCAGGGAGGTAGGGACCTTGGCAATCCAAGGACCTCCACCACGGGTGCTGCCCCTTCACCCAGGCCATGGTCAAGCTGTTCAGGCTGTGTATGAAGACACAGACTCGGGTGCCCGAAAGATTGTGGTCACTCACTGGCTGGCTgacttctccttctccctcccttccattcgaCATGTCATTGACTCAGGACTGGAGCTTCGAAGT GTGTACAATCCTCAGATCCGAGCAGAATCCCAAGTGTTGAGACCAATCAGCAAGTGTCAGGCAAAGGCAAGACAACTACGGGCAAGAGGGGCCCCTCCAG GATCCTGCCTCTGCCTGTATCCTAAGTCCTTCCAAGAACTAGAAGCTACCCCACTGCCCCAACCCAGGGTGTGTGAGGAAAATCTGAGCCCCCTGGTATTACTGATAAAAAGGAGACAGATTGCAGAGCCAGGGGAGTGTCACTTCCTGGACCGGCCTG CTCCAGAAGCACTGATGCAGGCCCTGGAAGACTTAGACTACCTGGCAGCCCTGGATGACAACGGACACCTGTCAGACTTAGGTGTCATCCTATCAGAGTTCCCTCTGCCCCCTGAGTTGGCCAAAGCCCTGCTGGCTTCATGCGAGTTTGAATGTGTGGATGAGATGCTCACCCTTGCTGCCATGCTCACTG CTGCCCCCGGGTTTACCCGTCCTCCACTCTGTGCAGAGGAAGCTGCTTTACGCCGGGCCCTGGAGCATGCGGACGGTGACCACAGTTCTCTGATCCAGGTGTATGAAGCCTTTCTACAGA GTGGAGCAGACAAGGCTTGGTGCCAGGCTCGGGGTCTAAGCTGGGCAGCACTGTGCCAAGCCCAGAAACTTCGAGGAGAACTCCTAGAACTTATGCAACGAATTGAACTTCCCTTGTCCCAACCAGCCTTTGGCTCTGAGAAGAATCGCAGAGACCTTCAGAAAGCACTGGTGTCTGGATACTTCCTTAAG GTGGCCCAAGACACGGATGGGACTGGAAATTACCTGCTCCTAACGCATAAGCATGTGGCCCAGCTCTCCCCATCCTGCTGCTACCGAAGCCGCCGGGCTCCAGCCAGGCCCCCACCGTGGGTGATTTACCACAGTTTCTCCATTTCCAAAGACAACTGCCTTTCCATTGTTTCTGAGATTCAACCACAGAT GCTGGTGGAGTTGGCCCCTCCATACTTCCTGAGTAACCTGCCTCCCAGTGAAAGCAGAGACTTCCTGAACCAGCTGAGGGAAGAAATGACAGATTCTTCAACAGAGAGTGAATCCTCCTCCACCCAAGAATTTAGAGATGCCTGTGTCCTGCAGTGA
- the DQX1 gene encoding ATP-dependent RNA helicase DQX1 isoform X2: MASRLLGLTEESGLSPGESELAVNPFDGLPFSSHYYDLLEQRRALPIWAARFVFLEQLESSPSGVVIVSGEPGSGKSTQIPQWCAEFALARGCQVTVTQPYPLAALSLALQVADEMDLTLGHEVGYSIPQEDCTGPQTLLRFCWDRLLLQEVASTRGTGAWDVLVLDEAQERSVASDLLQGLLRDARLGNLPGDPKVVVVTDPALEPKLQAFWGNPPIVRVPRGPGRCPTPTYRDTVPPDRVEAACQAVLELCRKEASGDVLVYLPSEEEISLCCESLSREVGTLAIQGPPPRVLPLHPGHGQAVQAVYEDTDSGARKIVVTHWLADFSFSLPSIRHVIDSGLELRSVYNPQIRAESQVLRPISKCQAKARQLRARGAPPGSCLCLYPKSFQELEATPLPQPRVCEENLSPLVLLIKRRQIAEPGECHFLDRPAPEALMQALEDLDYLAALDDNGHLSDLAAPGFTRPPLCAEEAALRRALEHADGDHSSLIQVYEAFLQSGADKAWCQARGLSWAALCQAQKLRGELLELMQRIELPLSQPAFGSEKNRRDLQKALVSGYFLKVAQDTDGTGNYLLLTHKHVAQLSPSCCYRSRRAPARPPPWVIYHSFSISKDNCLSIVSEIQPQMLVELAPPYFLSNLPPSESRDFLNQLREEMTDSSTESESSSTQEFRDACVLQ, from the exons ATGGCCTCTCGGCTTCTTGGCCTGACAGAAGAgtctggcctgagccctggggagTCTGAACTGGCTGTGAACCCCTTTGACGggcttcccttctcttcccactACTACGACCTGCTTGAGCAGCGCCGAGCCTTGCCCATCTGGGCTGCTCGCTTTGTCTTCTTGGAGCAATTGGAGAGTAGCCCCAGTGGAGTGGTGATTGTGTCTGGAGAGCCTGGCTCTGGCAAGAGCACCCAG ATCCCTCAGTGGTGTGCAGAGTTTGCACTGGCCAGGGGATGCCAGGTAACTGTCACTCAGCCctaccctctggcagccctgagcctggccctgCAGGTTGCTGATGAGATGGACCTGACCCTGGGTCATGAGGTTGGATACAGCATCCCCCAGGAGGATTGCACTGGGCCCCAAACCCTGCTCAG GTTTTGCTGGGACAGGCTGCTTCTTCAGGAGGTGGCCTCAACCCGGGGCACTGGAGCCTGGGATGTGCTGGTACTGGATGAGGCTCAAGAGCGGTCAGTGGCCTCAGACTTGCTCCAGGGGCTGCTGCGAGATGCCAGGCTGGGAAACCTTCCAGGGGACCCCAAAGTGGTGGTGGTCACTGACCCAGCCCTTGAACCTAAGCTCCAAGCCTTCTGGGGCAATCCTCCTATTGTACGTGTACCCAGAGGGCCTGGCAGGTGTCCCACTCCCACCTACAGGGACACTGTCCCTCCTGATCGAGTGGAAGCTGCCTGCCAAGCTGTGCTTGAATTGTGTCGAAAGGAGGCTTCAGGAGACGTGCTAGTGTACCTGCCCAGTGAGGAG GAAATTTCCCTGTGCTGTGAATCCTTGTCCAGGGAGGTAGGGACCTTGGCAATCCAAGGACCTCCACCACGGGTGCTGCCCCTTCACCCAGGCCATGGTCAAGCTGTTCAGGCTGTGTATGAAGACACAGACTCGGGTGCCCGAAAGATTGTGGTCACTCACTGGCTGGCTgacttctccttctccctcccttccattcgaCATGTCATTGACTCAGGACTGGAGCTTCGAAGT GTGTACAATCCTCAGATCCGAGCAGAATCCCAAGTGTTGAGACCAATCAGCAAGTGTCAGGCAAAGGCAAGACAACTACGGGCAAGAGGGGCCCCTCCAG GATCCTGCCTCTGCCTGTATCCTAAGTCCTTCCAAGAACTAGAAGCTACCCCACTGCCCCAACCCAGGGTGTGTGAGGAAAATCTGAGCCCCCTGGTATTACTGATAAAAAGGAGACAGATTGCAGAGCCAGGGGAGTGTCACTTCCTGGACCGGCCTG CTCCAGAAGCACTGATGCAGGCCCTGGAAGACTTAGACTACCTGGCAGCCCTGGATGACAACGGACACCTGTCAGACTTAG CTGCCCCCGGGTTTACCCGTCCTCCACTCTGTGCAGAGGAAGCTGCTTTACGCCGGGCCCTGGAGCATGCGGACGGTGACCACAGTTCTCTGATCCAGGTGTATGAAGCCTTTCTACAGA GTGGAGCAGACAAGGCTTGGTGCCAGGCTCGGGGTCTAAGCTGGGCAGCACTGTGCCAAGCCCAGAAACTTCGAGGAGAACTCCTAGAACTTATGCAACGAATTGAACTTCCCTTGTCCCAACCAGCCTTTGGCTCTGAGAAGAATCGCAGAGACCTTCAGAAAGCACTGGTGTCTGGATACTTCCTTAAG GTGGCCCAAGACACGGATGGGACTGGAAATTACCTGCTCCTAACGCATAAGCATGTGGCCCAGCTCTCCCCATCCTGCTGCTACCGAAGCCGCCGGGCTCCAGCCAGGCCCCCACCGTGGGTGATTTACCACAGTTTCTCCATTTCCAAAGACAACTGCCTTTCCATTGTTTCTGAGATTCAACCACAGAT GCTGGTGGAGTTGGCCCCTCCATACTTCCTGAGTAACCTGCCTCCCAGTGAAAGCAGAGACTTCCTGAACCAGCTGAGGGAAGAAATGACAGATTCTTCAACAGAGAGTGAATCCTCCTCCACCCAAGAATTTAGAGATGCCTGTGTCCTGCAGTGA
- the TLX2 gene encoding T-cell leukemia homeobox protein 2 yields the protein MEPAVLASHHLPHHEPISFGIDQILSCPESTGSGLGPGRAGQGPGESAAFSGGFHGASSYGPSGALGPLPGSSGLGPGGVIRVPAHRPLPVPPPAGSAPAVPGPSGLGGTGALAGLTFPWMDSGRRFAKDRLTAALSPFSGTRRIGHPYQNRTPPKRKKPRTSFSRSQVLELERRFLRQKYLASAERAALAKALRMTDAQVKTWFQNRRTKWRRQTAEEREAERHRAGRLLLHLQQDALPRPLRPPLPPDPLCLHNSSLFALQNLQPWAEDNKVASVSGLASVV from the exons ATGGAGCCGGCGGTGCTGGCCTCGCACCACCTCCCGCACCACGAGCCAATCAGCTTCGGCATCGATCAGATCCTGAGCTGCCCGGAGTCCACCGGGAGCGGCCTAGGCCCGGGTCGCGCGGGCCAGGGCCCCGGGGAGAGCGCGGCGTTCTCGGGGGGATTTCACGGAGCCTCGAGCTACGGTCCCTCTGGCGCGCTGGGCCCGCTCCCCGGCAGCTCCGGCCTGGGCCCGGGCGGCGTGATCCGCGTCCCCGCGCACCGCCCGCTGCCGGTGCCGCCGCCCGCGGGAAGCGCGCCTGCGGTGCCCGGCCCCTCGGGCTTGGGCGGCACCGGGGCCCTGGCGGGGCTCACCTTCCCTTGGATGGACAGCGGCCGCCGCTTCGCCAAGGACCGGCTCACGG CCGCGCTCTCCCCCTTCTCCGGGACGCGCCGCATCGGCCATCCTTACCAGAACCGGACCCCGCCGAAGCGGAAGAAGCCGCGCACGTCCTTCTCGCGCTCCCAGGTGCTGGAGCTGGAGCGGCGCTTCCTGCGCCAGAAATACCTGGCCTCGGCGGAGAGGGCGGCGCTGGCCAAGGCCCTGCGCATGACGGACGCTCAGGTCAAGACGTGGTTCCAGAACCGGCGCACCAAGTGGCG GCGCCAGACGGCGGAGGAGCGCGAGGCGGAGCGGCACCGCGCGGGCCgactgctcctgcacctgcagcAGGACGCGCTGCCGCGGCCGCTGCGGCCGCCGCTGCCCCCAGACCCGCTCTGCCTGCACAACTCGTCGCTCTTCGCGTTGCAGAACTTGCAGCCCTGGGCCGAGGACAACAAGGTGGCTTCGGTGTCCGGGCTCGCGTCGGTGGTGTGA